The following proteins come from a genomic window of Dreissena polymorpha isolate Duluth1 chromosome 1, UMN_Dpol_1.0, whole genome shotgun sequence:
- the LOC127864818 gene encoding uncharacterized protein LOC127864818 isoform X3 has protein sequence MQESSEVSNETTVLNKDVVQSSPTHVQESSEISNETTVLNKDAVQSSPTNIQESSEVSKETTVINKDVEQSSRTNTDLNQESSEVTKKTTVINKGNSNDDAQSARIKPVTMELLVSVELKQTGVDTEPFLSGIDFLPDGRLVAVDNKNRKCIIMNDMLQIQGTPYALQYISL, from the exons AG ATGTTGTGCAATCAAGTCCGACACACGTGCAAGAATCGTCTGAAATTAGTAATGAAACAACCGTTTTAAATAAAG ATGCTGTGCAATCAAGCCCGACAAACATACAAGAATCGTCTGAAGTTAGTAAGGAAACAACCGTAATAAACAAAG ATGTTGAGCAATCAAGTCGGACAAACACCGACTTGAACCAAGAATCGTCTGAGGTTACTAAGAAAACAACCGTTATAAATAAAG GTAATTCAAATGATGACGCTCAGTCAGCTCGTATTAAACCAGTCACCATGGAGCTGCTCGTGTCCGTGGAACTTAAACAGACTGGAGTTGATACGGAGCCTTTCCTTTCTGGGATTGACTTCCTGCCTGATGGGAGACTGGTAGCCGTGGATAACAAGAATCGAAAATgtatcataatgaatgacatgcTGCAGATACAAGGAACTCCGTACGCGCTTCAATACATATCCCTATGA